The Pseudomonadota bacterium genome segment AGGTTTGCTCCGGCAATGGTCTGGGACCGGGCAAGGGCCGGAAAAATAGATTCAAAGCAGATTAATACTCCAACTCGGCCATCATGACAAGGCAATGGAATGGTGGTTTTGCCGGGGGAAAAATCGGCAATCGCTTCGACAAAAGGAGCCAGAAAAGGCAGGAGCCGTTTCAGCGGCACATACTCTCCAAAGGGCACCAGGTGCTGTTTGTCATAGCGGAGGAGGCGCTCTTCTCCGCCGGGAATCAGGAAGGCGCTGTTGAAGTACAGTGGTTTGCCGGTCAATGGGGCTGCTTCCCGGTATGGCGCTCCGGTCAGCACGAAGGGGCTTTCTTCGGTGAGACCCAGAGCCCTGATCCGGTCGAGGTGTTTTGATTCCTGAAGGTAAAAAGGCATGGCTGTTTCCGGCCAGATGATCAGTTCCGGTTTTTCCTCTGCGACGATGTCTCGGGACAGTTCGAGGTATTTGTTCAAGGTTTTTCGCTGCAGGGACGGCAGCCATTTCTGCCCCTGATCAATATTTCCCTGGACGACCGCAACGTTCATCCGGTCGGCGTGTGCGACGATTTCCTCCAGCTGGTGGAATCTGAAAAAATCATAGGCCAGGCATGAGGCAATGAGCAGCAGAGCCAGAAATGCAGGTTTCAGGGACTTCAGGCTGCGCCCGGTTTTCCTGAACCGGCTGCTGATTGTGCTGAACAGGAGGCAGTTGACCAGAACGATCAGAAAGGTGACCCCGTGGTGGCCGGCAAGATCGGCGGACTGCATCAGGAGCGGGGTCCGGAACTGGGTGTAGGCCAGATCCATCCACGGAAAGCCGGTAAAAGCTATGGATTTCAGCCAGTCCAGGCCTACCCAGATGACCGGAGCGGTCCAGATGATGGTGAATCGGTTCTGGAATTTGTTGGTCAAAAAAGAAAAAATTGCCGGGTAGATCGACATGTACAGAGCAAGAATCAGGAGGACCGGCAGGGATATCCAGATCGGCATCTCGCCATAGTTGCCGAGGACGATCATGATCCAGGAGAGAAGGGCTGTATAGTAGAGGAGACCGCAGAAGAGTCCTGCCGCGGCGGCCTTCAAGGGAGTAGTATCCTGCCGGCAGACGACGAAGAGAAGAGGAACGAGGGCGATCCAGACAATGGCGCCGGTATTCGTCGGGCCGGGAGAAGCGAACAGGAGCAGCAGGGCGGACAGGAATATCAAGACCGCACTCCGGATACGTGCTGGTTTGAAAAAACTTCCGACGCTGTTCATTGTTTCCGTCCGGCTCATGTCTTTCATCAGGCGATCAGCGAGGCGGTCAGGGCTTGGCAGCGGCTGAAGTGACTCTGACTTCGTTGACGCGACGACGGGTTGCCGAGAGCACGGTGAAATTCAGTGCGCCGACGGTCAAGGACGTATTGGCACCCGGCAGATGGCCCAGAGAGTGGATGATCATGCCGCCGATGGATTCGTAGGGGCCTTCGGGAAGGGTGACCCCGAAATGGTCTTCAACATCCTCGATGTCGATTCTTGCATCGACGATAATGTTTCGGTCATCAAGGATCTTGATGTCGGTATCGGGACGGTCTGTTTCATCGGTGATTTCACCGACGATCTCTTCAAGAACATCTTCCAGGGTGGTCAACCCCCTGACACTGCCGAATTCGTCGGTGATGATGGCCAGGTGTACTTTTTTGTGCTGAAAATCTCGCAGCAGATCAACGATTTTCATGTTTTCCAGAGCAAAATAGGCGGGCTTGATCAGGTCTGCGGCTACCAGCGTCTGCTTTGGGTTCATATACTTGAGGAGGTCTTTGGCAAAGATAATCCCGATGATGTTGTCCGGCTTATCCTTATATACGGGGATCCTGGAAAAACCATGGGTGATGATGATCTGCACAAGCTTGTCATAGGGGCAATCGGCACGCACGGAGATCATTTCGGAACTCGGGGTCATGATCTCCCGGGCAACCGTATCACGGAATTCAAGAATGGAGTGGATCATTTTCCCTTCTTCCGAAGAGATCAGCCCCTGTTCCTGTCCGTCATCCAGGAGTTCCTGGATTTCGTGTTCGAGTTCCTCCGGGGAATCAATAGTGCGATCGAAACCTAAAAACTGAATGAAACGTTTGAATATGTTCGATTCGCCTGGCGAATCTGAAGAAGGGTCTTTGTCCATGTCCATTAATGGTAAAATTTCAAGTGGTTCGCCCTTTGCGAGGGCGTTTCCCGTGTATTATTACATAGGCAGCTGAAGTCGGCCAATGAAAAGATGGCCAGCCAGAAAAAAATTGACGTATCGACATAAAATCGTTATAAAGTCGGCTCTTTATGCAAGAATTGCCGTGTGCTACAGAAAAAAATGGTGATCGGCGGCCGCTGGAAAGACAGTTGCCTATTTTAATCAGGGTGTCAAGAAGAGACTTTTGACGAGCGAAGCCCGGGTGATTTTGGTAAATTCCTCAATCATGCTGTCCGGTCAGCCACGCGAGAAAGCTTTCTGGCAGCCTTTTTTTTTATTTCCGCTCACCTGTTTTTTGCTGGTCAGGTGATCATTCCGGTCACTCAGCCCGGATTAACTATGGATGCGTTATGCCGGACCGAAGAGTTGTGGTAGAGATATGAAAGAAAAAGTGCTCATAGCAAACCGGGGCGAGATTGCCATCCGGATCATGGAAGCTTGCAAAGATCTGGGTTTGGATTATGTGGTGGTCTACACTCCTGCCGATGAAGATTCCAGACATGTCAGACTCAATATCAACAGCCGAACCAATCGCAACAACGCCTGGCGGATTGCGAGCTACACCGATCCCAACGATATTCTCTCCGTGGCCGATCATACCGAATGTACCGCCATCCATCCCGGTTACGGGTTTTTCTCAGAGGATTTCCGTTTTGCCAGAAGGGTGACCGTCCGGGATCGGCCCCTGACCTTTATCGGTCCGAACTGGGAGGTCATCCGGGACCTCGGCGACAAGATCAACACCAAGAAAATCGCCAAGAAACTCGGGATTCCGACTATCCCGGGAACAGACGGACCAATCTACAACGAGATGGAAGCTGAAGATGTCGCGAGGCAGCTTCTGGCCGATCAGATTGAGCAGGATATCCGCAACCCGTCCATCCTGGTCAAGGCGGCAGCCGGTGGCGGCGGGATGGGGATCGAAGAGGTCTATCAGGTTGAGCATTTCCGTCGGGTCTATCGGCAGGTGCAGAATTATGCCAAGCGTCAGTTCGGCGACGGCGGGGTGTTGATCGAGCAGTGCCTGCGCGACTACAATCACCTTGAGGTCCAGTTGACCTGCAGCAGGCACGGGGAGAGGGTCCATTTCGGGACCCGGAACTGTACGATCCAGAGTACCGGCCGCCAGAAAAGGCTTGAAGCGGCCCCCGGTTTTGATGACAGCTGTTTTACTTACGATTTCAATGCGAAAGAAGTTCTCGACCAGATTGTGGAATACTCTCTGAAGCTTGCCACCCACGTCCGCTATGACAACGTCGGGACCTGGGAGTGGATTGTCGCCAGAAACGGTCAGCCTTATCTCCTCGAGGTCAACACCAGAATCCAGGTGGAAAATGATGTTTCAGCCCGGATCAGCTATCTGAACGGCAAGCAGCCGAACCTGATCCGCGAGCAGATCAGGCTCGCCCTTGGCGACCGCATCGGCTTCACCCAGGATGATATTCAATTCAAGGGTGCGAGCATTGAGCTCAGGATCGTGGCCGAGGACACCAAAAGGGGTTTCTCGCCATGGATCGGGACGATCACCCGTTTCGAGTTCCCTCAGCACGAGTGGTCGGCTGTATACACCCATGTGCCGACCGACCGGGCCTACATGATCCCCAGCGATTATGACCCGAATCTGGCGCTTGCCCTGGTCTGGGGCGATACCATGGCCGAAGCCAAGGAGCGTGGCAGGCAGTTCCTGAAAGATGTGGTAATTGAAGGACACAACGCTGCCGGGGACCCGATCCTGGTGAACACCTCGTATCTGAATGACAACTTTGACCGTCTGCTGACCTTCTGACGGAATCAGGCATGGATTCATGGAAGATTTAAGAAAAAGACTCCTCAAGATAGAAGACAGAATCAGTTACATCTCCCAGGTGAAAGAGGGTTTCGAGTGGGGAAATCTTGCCGGCCTGCGGGACAAGTACAACAACCTCAAGGAGAATTTCTACGAGTTTTCCGAAGGTGAACTCGCTGCAGACATCAGGGCTCTTGAAGACGCAGTCCTTTTTTTGGAGGAGCGGGGTGAGGAGAATCTCTCACCCATGGAGCGGGTGAGGATTGTCAGGAGTCCGTTGCGTTTCTCTCTGAAAGACATCCTTGAGAATATCTATGAGGATTATACCGAGCTTGGCGGAGAAGAGGACGCCAATATCGACCCGTCGATGGTGGTTGCCAAGGCGACCATCGTCCGCCAGCTCAAGAACAAGGCGGTCACCCAGCAGGTGATGGTGATCGGCCATGAGAAGGGTCATGGCGAGGAATACCGCAATGGCGGCAGCAGCAAGCCATGGGGCAATGAAAAGGCCCTGCGCTATATGCTCGTCGCCCAGACGGAAGGGATCCCGATTCATTTCTATATTTTCACTCCCGGCTCGTTCCCGGTTGAAGATTATCCCGGCGCCGGCCAGCAGATTGCCAGGAACCTCTACGTGATGGCGAAACTGCGGGTGCCGATGGTTTCGATTATCTCCGAGGGCGGCTCGGGCGGCGCCGAGGCCGTTGGCATGTCCGACTTCCGGATGATGTTCTCCCATGGGTATTATTCCGTGATTTCCCCGGAGGGTGCTGCGGCCATTGAAGGTAAAATTCGCGAAGGGGAGAAGCTTCCCAAGGAGCTGGTGGAAACCTGTGCCGATCGCCTGAAGATTACTGCCCAGGACAATCTCAAGCTTGGGACCATTGATCGGATTATTCAGGAACCGCTCCTGGGGGCCAGACGTGATGATTTCGCCTTCTTCAAGAAAGTGAAGGAGGAAATGATCCGGGCCACCGACGAAGTGGTCCTCAAGACCAAGAGCCTCCGGACCTTCAGGGCCTATGAAGTCAATATGAAAAAAGCCGAGGAATCTCCGGCCAACGGTGATTCCTATGTTGACGTCTCCTGGGAACTGAATGACG includes the following:
- a CDS encoding hemolysin family protein, producing the protein MDMDKDPSSDSPGESNIFKRFIQFLGFDRTIDSPEELEHEIQELLDDGQEQGLISSEEGKMIHSILEFRDTVAREIMTPSSEMISVRADCPYDKLVQIIITHGFSRIPVYKDKPDNIIGIIFAKDLLKYMNPKQTLVAADLIKPAYFALENMKIVDLLRDFQHKKVHLAIITDEFGSVRGLTTLEDVLEEIVGEITDETDRPDTDIKILDDRNIIVDARIDIEDVEDHFGVTLPEGPYESIGGMIIHSLGHLPGANTSLTVGALNFTVLSATRRRVNEVRVTSAAAKP
- a CDS encoding acetyl-CoA carboxylase biotin carboxylase subunit, coding for MKEKVLIANRGEIAIRIMEACKDLGLDYVVVYTPADEDSRHVRLNINSRTNRNNAWRIASYTDPNDILSVADHTECTAIHPGYGFFSEDFRFARRVTVRDRPLTFIGPNWEVIRDLGDKINTKKIAKKLGIPTIPGTDGPIYNEMEAEDVARQLLADQIEQDIRNPSILVKAAAGGGGMGIEEVYQVEHFRRVYRQVQNYAKRQFGDGGVLIEQCLRDYNHLEVQLTCSRHGERVHFGTRNCTIQSTGRQKRLEAAPGFDDSCFTYDFNAKEVLDQIVEYSLKLATHVRYDNVGTWEWIVARNGQPYLLEVNTRIQVENDVSARISYLNGKQPNLIREQIRLALGDRIGFTQDDIQFKGASIELRIVAEDTKRGFSPWIGTITRFEFPQHEWSAVYTHVPTDRAYMIPSDYDPNLALALVWGDTMAEAKERGRQFLKDVVIEGHNAAGDPILVNTSYLNDNFDRLLTF
- the lnt gene encoding apolipoprotein N-acyltransferase; its protein translation is MNSVGSFFKPARIRSAVLIFLSALLLLFASPGPTNTGAIVWIALVPLLFVVCRQDTTPLKAAAAGLFCGLLYYTALLSWIMIVLGNYGEMPIWISLPVLLILALYMSIYPAIFSFLTNKFQNRFTIIWTAPVIWVGLDWLKSIAFTGFPWMDLAYTQFRTPLLMQSADLAGHHGVTFLIVLVNCLLFSTISSRFRKTGRSLKSLKPAFLALLLIASCLAYDFFRFHQLEEIVAHADRMNVAVVQGNIDQGQKWLPSLQRKTLNKYLELSRDIVAEEKPELIIWPETAMPFYLQESKHLDRIRALGLTEESPFVLTGAPYREAAPLTGKPLYFNSAFLIPGGEERLLRYDKQHLVPFGEYVPLKRLLPFLAPFVEAIADFSPGKTTIPLPCHDGRVGVLICFESIFPALARSQTIAGANLLVNLTNDAWYGRSGAPWQHLAMVVLRAVENRRSLARSANTGVSGFIDPLGRIAHESPLFEDFTAGRQMVLLEERSFFTFGIGCYFGLFCLLVMLILTFISYKIPARSGKGDAHVN